A section of the Dehalococcoidia bacterium genome encodes:
- a CDS encoding acetyl-CoA hydrolase/transferase C-terminal domain-containing protein yields the protein MDWREEYRRKTVTPEQAVGHVKSGDRVVFPVGREPLALGMALMARKDDLRDVRVFLQTPHRDFPWYEPGWEDSFLISIGFVMPVVSQMMQERRCDFTVGFLDFSFGPGAQEIDVLMMEVSPPDEHGFCSLGVSIWNKKQQAERAKLVLAEVNKNVIRTFGDNFIHVSQIDYFVEHTPSGRQVQSHDLLGRGEEGNAVDDRMKRMAGYVNAFVRDGDTVQVGAGRFSEGLVMGGVFDGKSDLGWHSEATPRGVIPLIRQGVINGSRKTLHRGKAVATAFGGGSPEDIQFIHMNPIFELYSVEYVDSVLTIAAHDNMLAMNQALMVDLTGQVNSESFGPAMYSGAGGQTAFAIGAVLAKGGRNVTVLPSTAKGDKVSRIVPMLPEGSIVTVPRNAVDIVVTEWGAVQLRGKTQRQRAEELIAVAHPDFRAELRKAARKLYWP from the coding sequence ATGGACTGGAGGGAAGAGTACCGCCGCAAGACGGTCACTCCGGAGCAGGCGGTCGGCCACGTCAAGTCGGGTGACCGCGTGGTCTTTCCCGTGGGCCGCGAGCCGCTGGCGCTTGGCATGGCTCTCATGGCCCGCAAGGACGACCTGCGCGACGTCCGCGTCTTCCTCCAGACGCCGCACCGCGACTTCCCCTGGTACGAGCCCGGATGGGAGGACTCCTTCCTCATCTCCATCGGCTTCGTGATGCCCGTCGTGAGCCAGATGATGCAGGAGCGGCGCTGCGACTTCACCGTGGGCTTCCTGGACTTCTCCTTCGGCCCCGGCGCCCAGGAGATTGACGTGCTCATGATGGAGGTCTCCCCTCCCGACGAGCATGGCTTCTGCAGCCTGGGCGTCTCCATCTGGAACAAGAAGCAGCAGGCGGAGCGGGCCAAGCTCGTGCTCGCTGAGGTCAACAAGAACGTCATCCGCACGTTCGGCGACAACTTCATCCATGTCTCCCAGATAGACTATTTCGTCGAGCACACGCCCTCCGGCAGGCAGGTGCAGAGCCATGACCTGCTGGGCCGGGGCGAAGAGGGCAACGCCGTTGACGACAGGATGAAGCGCATGGCCGGCTACGTGAACGCCTTCGTGCGCGACGGCGACACGGTGCAGGTGGGAGCGGGGCGCTTCTCGGAAGGCCTGGTCATGGGCGGCGTCTTCGACGGCAAGAGCGACCTGGGCTGGCACTCGGAAGCGACGCCGCGCGGGGTCATTCCCCTCATCCGCCAGGGAGTCATCAACGGCTCCCGCAAGACGCTGCACCGGGGCAAGGCCGTCGCCACCGCCTTCGGCGGAGGCTCGCCGGAGGACATCCAGTTCATTCACATGAACCCCATCTTCGAGCTTTACAGCGTGGAGTACGTGGACAGCGTCCTCACCATCGCCGCTCACGACAACATGCTGGCGATGAACCAGGCGCTCATGGTGGACCTGACGGGGCAGGTGAACTCGGAGTCGTTCGGCCCCGCCATGTACAGTGGGGCTGGCGGCCAGACCGCCTTCGCCATCGGCGCGGTGCTCGCGAAGGGCGGGCGCAACGTGACGGTGCTGCCGTCCACGGCCAAGGGGGACAAGGTGTCCCGCATCGTCCCCATGCTGCCGGAAGGCTCCATCGTCACGGTCCCGCGCAATGCCGTGGACATCGTGGTCACGGAGTGGGGCGCCGTCCAGTTGCGCGGCAAGACCCAGCGCCAGCGCGCCGAGGAGCTGATAGCCGTCGCGCACCCGGACTTCCGCGCGGAGCTTCGCAAGGCGGCGCGAAAGCTCTACTGGCCGTAG
- a CDS encoding Zn-ribbon domain-containing OB-fold protein — MANGMGKSPTPPATNEVLVLEGLFHRSSGPGDKAYLIGSTCSACGYVAFPKRVVCPACVRENTMKETPLSTRARVFSFTVARVAPPGFTAPYLQAWVDVEKGPRIFSLIAGVEPKDDALVEGQDVELVIEKIRTDEGGNDVIGYKFRPVSKGGKP, encoded by the coding sequence ATGGCGAACGGCATGGGCAAAAGCCCGACCCCCCCGGCGACCAACGAGGTCCTTGTCCTGGAAGGTCTCTTCCACCGCTCCTCCGGGCCCGGCGACAAGGCCTATCTCATAGGGAGCACGTGCAGCGCGTGCGGGTACGTGGCATTCCCGAAGCGAGTCGTGTGTCCCGCGTGCGTCCGCGAGAATACCATGAAGGAGACCCCTCTCAGCACCCGCGCCAGGGTATTCAGCTTCACCGTCGCGCGCGTCGCGCCTCCCGGCTTCACCGCCCCTTATCTTCAGGCGTGGGTGGATGTGGAGAAGGGGCCTCGCATCTTCTCACTCATCGCGGGCGTGGAGCCGAAGGACGACGCTCTGGTTGAAGGACAAGATGTCGAGCTGGTCATCGAGAAGATACGCACAGACGAGGGCGGGAACGACGTCATCGGGTACAAGTTCCGGCCCGTCAGCAAGGGAGGCAAGCCATGA
- a CDS encoding beta-ketoacyl synthase N-terminal-like domain-containing protein, with amino-acid sequence MRDVVVVGVGMHPFGKFLDKSLKELARTAIWNALKDAGMGPKDIQVAYIGNSLAGLITGQEGVRGQTVMRDAGFSGIPVINVENACASATTAFRGAWLEVASGNADVALAVGMEKMFLNDTSKSLQALIADSEVELAKMGIQFTAYYAISPEYNLKKYMKDYDVTAEHFAKVTVKNSHNGSLNPYAQHRKPLTVQDVLNSRMIAYPLTLYMCSSMGDGAAAAILCTPEVARRFSSKPQVHVAACALRSGMFRRPDDVETPSSVSLVSRQAYEKAGIGPEDVDVAEVHDAMAPAELLIYEELGFCKKGEAKHLIDTGVTALHGSKPVNPSGGLAAKGHPVGATGLAQISEIVWQLRGEAGPRQVANPKVGLTENVGGVVDNESAAFTTTILKR; translated from the coding sequence ATGAGAGACGTGGTTGTCGTCGGCGTCGGCATGCATCCTTTCGGCAAGTTCCTGGACAAGAGTCTCAAGGAGCTTGCTCGCACCGCCATTTGGAACGCACTGAAGGACGCGGGCATGGGGCCCAAAGACATCCAGGTGGCCTATATTGGTAACTCGCTGGCTGGCCTGATCACCGGTCAGGAGGGCGTGCGGGGCCAGACGGTCATGCGGGACGCAGGATTCAGCGGCATCCCGGTCATCAACGTAGAGAACGCCTGCGCCAGCGCCACCACGGCCTTCCGTGGCGCCTGGCTGGAGGTGGCGTCCGGCAACGCGGACGTGGCCCTGGCCGTGGGCATGGAAAAGATGTTCCTGAACGACACCTCCAAGTCCCTCCAGGCCCTCATCGCGGACTCGGAGGTCGAGCTCGCCAAGATGGGCATCCAGTTCACGGCCTACTATGCCATCTCTCCGGAATATAATCTGAAAAAATATATGAAGGACTATGATGTGACCGCCGAACATTTCGCCAAGGTGACGGTCAAGAACAGCCACAACGGCTCATTGAATCCCTACGCCCAGCACCGGAAGCCCCTGACCGTGCAGGACGTGCTGAATTCCAGGATGATCGCCTATCCGCTCACGCTCTACATGTGCTCGTCCATGGGAGACGGCGCCGCCGCCGCCATCCTCTGCACCCCAGAGGTGGCGCGGCGCTTTTCCTCCAAGCCGCAGGTCCACGTGGCCGCCTGCGCCCTGCGCTCCGGGATGTTCCGGCGCCCCGACGACGTGGAGACGCCCAGCTCGGTGTCGCTGGTATCCCGCCAGGCGTACGAGAAGGCGGGCATCGGGCCGGAAGACGTGGACGTGGCGGAGGTCCACGACGCCATGGCCCCCGCCGAGCTTCTTATCTACGAGGAGCTGGGCTTCTGCAAGAAGGGCGAAGCCAAACACCTGATTGATACAGGCGTCACCGCTCTGCATGGTTCGAAGCCGGTGAACCCGAGCGGCGGCCTCGCCGCCAAGGGCCATCCCGTCGGCGCGACCGGCCTCGCCCAGATCAGCGAGATCGTCTGGCAACTGCGCGGAGAAGCAGGCCCCCGGCAGGTGGCGAACCCCAAGGTCGGGTTGACGGAGAACGTGGGGGGCGTTGTTGACAATGAGTCGGCGGCCTTCACGACTACCATCCTCAAGCGATAG
- a CDS encoding acyl-CoA dehydrogenase family protein, whose translation MDSAATAELGQLVARVRRFVAEEVLPVASAFEKRDEYPTHLVQRMRELGLFAMTIPREYGGLGINTTTYATVVEELCRGWMSLSGMLHSPGCTHLLIHYGTEDQKRRWLPRMAAGEIIGVLALTEPNAGSDVQALQATAVRHGDSYTMNGTKQFITNAVHGGLFATLVKTDTAARPPYRGISCFMLEKDTPGFTVGRSLQKLGYKGVSTCELHFQDAQVAVKNLLGDKEGEGFLQLMSGLELSRIHVSARALGEAQAALEAALRFASQRQAFGKPIAQHQAILVKLADMATRLQAARYLVSAAAAKKDMGERCDLEAGMAKLFATEACAEIAIESMRIHGGRGYLTEYPVERFYRDAPFMVIADGTSDVLKLVIARNLYKKYPV comes from the coding sequence ATGGACAGCGCCGCCACAGCGGAGTTGGGCCAGCTTGTGGCGCGCGTGCGCCGGTTTGTCGCCGAAGAGGTGTTGCCCGTAGCCAGCGCCTTTGAGAAGCGGGATGAATATCCCACCCACCTCGTCCAGCGCATGCGCGAGCTAGGCCTCTTCGCCATGACCATTCCCCGTGAATACGGCGGGCTGGGCATCAACACGACGACATACGCAACGGTCGTGGAAGAGCTTTGCCGCGGCTGGATGAGCCTGAGCGGCATGCTCCACTCGCCGGGATGCACTCACCTCCTGATTCACTACGGCACGGAGGACCAGAAGCGGCGTTGGCTTCCCCGCATGGCCGCCGGGGAGATTATCGGTGTGCTGGCGCTTACAGAGCCCAACGCGGGGAGCGATGTCCAGGCCCTGCAGGCCACCGCCGTTCGACACGGTGATTCCTACACCATGAACGGCACCAAGCAATTCATAACTAACGCCGTTCATGGAGGACTCTTCGCCACGCTGGTCAAGACGGATACCGCGGCTCGACCTCCGTACAGGGGGATCAGTTGCTTCATGCTGGAAAAGGACACGCCCGGTTTCACGGTGGGGCGCAGCCTTCAGAAGCTGGGGTACAAGGGAGTGAGCACGTGCGAGCTCCACTTCCAGGACGCGCAGGTTGCAGTCAAAAACCTCCTGGGCGACAAGGAGGGTGAGGGCTTCCTGCAACTCATGAGCGGCCTTGAGCTGTCGCGCATCCACGTCTCGGCGCGGGCGCTTGGCGAGGCGCAGGCGGCGCTGGAGGCGGCGCTCCGGTTTGCGTCCCAGCGTCAGGCGTTCGGGAAACCCATCGCTCAGCATCAGGCAATTCTGGTCAAACTAGCGGACATGGCGACTCGACTGCAGGCGGCGCGCTATCTGGTCTCCGCCGCGGCGGCCAAAAAGGACATGGGAGAGCGGTGCGACCTGGAGGCGGGAATGGCCAAGCTGTTCGCCACCGAGGCCTGCGCGGAGATCGCCATCGAGTCCATGCGCATCCACGGGGGCCGTGGCTATCTCACGGAGTATCCCGTTGAGCGCTTCTACAGGGACGCCCCCTTCATGGTGATCGCCGATGGAACAAGCGATGTCCTGAAGCTAGTCATTGCACGCAACCTGTATAAGAAGTATCCTGTCTGA
- a CDS encoding enoyl-CoA hydratase/isomerase family protein, which yields MTYETLLYARDKGVGLVTLSRPKALNALSSQLLAELDNLLTAVESDEETRVLVITGARRPDNRPCFSAGADLKEIAEKGPLTLKRKGMVAAVEAMATLDPVENQVQSLCDRVESFGKPVIAAIDGVCTAGGLELALSCDILIAAETAQISDLHIKNLGVLGGAGVTTRLARAVGPAKAKEIVFTGDPIDGREAWRIGLVNRVVPQAQLLPEATALGQKLATMRADALRLAKASINATMDMDFRQALRYSYLCWTALGDTSAGAKAFAERSGKGPSR from the coding sequence ATGACGTACGAAACGCTCCTCTATGCCAGGGACAAAGGCGTCGGCCTCGTCACCCTGAGCCGCCCCAAGGCCCTGAACGCCCTCTCATCCCAGCTTCTTGCCGAGTTGGACAATCTGCTTACCGCCGTCGAGTCCGACGAGGAGACGCGCGTCCTGGTGATTACCGGCGCGCGCCGGCCCGACAACCGGCCCTGCTTCTCCGCGGGTGCCGACCTCAAGGAAATCGCGGAGAAGGGTCCGCTCACCCTCAAGCGGAAAGGCATGGTCGCGGCGGTGGAGGCGATGGCGACGCTGGACCCGGTGGAGAATCAGGTCCAGTCCCTCTGCGACCGCGTGGAGAGCTTCGGCAAGCCCGTCATCGCCGCCATTGACGGCGTGTGCACGGCGGGCGGCCTTGAGCTGGCGCTCTCCTGCGATATCCTCATCGCCGCGGAGACCGCCCAGATAAGCGACCTGCACATCAAGAACCTGGGCGTCCTGGGCGGCGCCGGCGTCACCACGCGCCTGGCGCGGGCCGTGGGTCCCGCCAAGGCGAAGGAGATCGTTTTCACCGGCGACCCCATAGACGGCCGGGAGGCGTGGCGTATCGGCTTGGTCAACCGCGTCGTGCCGCAGGCGCAACTCCTGCCGGAGGCTACGGCCCTGGGCCAGAAGCTGGCGACCATGCGCGCGGACGCCCTGCGGCTGGCGAAGGCGTCCATCAACGCGACCATGGACATGGACTTCCGCCAGGCGCTGCGCTATTCTTACCTTTGCTGGACCGCTCTGGGCGACACGTCGGCGGGGGCGAAGGCTTTCGCCGAGCGAAGCGGAAAGGGCCCCAGCCGGTAG
- a CDS encoding acyl-CoA dehydrogenase family protein produces MLPSGYQIPDHLRLLQATVRDYVQQHIVPLERELETDAFELPRAHYERLSAFTRKNGLWCMDSPRELGGGGLDCFSYTVAHEEMVQHRSGLYGSGYGTFGLPPPPVLYEGTPDQIERYARPTVAGTRRSFIAITEPSGGSDPARAIQTSARRDGDDWVLNGEKVFVTSGLQADYGLVFARTDPARGRQGLTCFIVEKSSKGVSVQPMPVLRPFYPAHLLLQDVRVPARNVLGEVNGGWSILANKFLARERIPYSAASLGVSVAAQKLALAYAPQRNTFGLPLSQRQAIQWMLVDSDIEMRACRWLVWDAAWVFDRGEDFTHAAAVAKIYSSEMLGRVVDRAIQIYGAYGVSRELPLERWYRESRIRRIGEGPNEVLRMVISRHLLGK; encoded by the coding sequence ATGCTTCCCTCCGGTTACCAGATTCCCGACCACCTGCGTCTGCTTCAGGCCACGGTGCGCGACTACGTTCAGCAGCATATCGTCCCGCTGGAGCGGGAGCTCGAGACGGACGCCTTCGAGTTGCCCCGCGCGCACTACGAGCGTCTCAGCGCGTTCACGCGCAAGAACGGCCTCTGGTGCATGGATTCCCCCCGTGAGCTTGGCGGGGGCGGACTGGACTGTTTCAGCTACACCGTGGCGCACGAGGAGATGGTCCAGCACCGGAGCGGGCTGTACGGCTCTGGCTACGGCACGTTCGGCCTGCCGCCGCCTCCCGTTCTCTACGAGGGGACTCCCGACCAGATTGAGCGCTATGCGAGACCGACCGTCGCGGGGACTCGCCGCTCCTTCATCGCCATCACGGAGCCTTCGGGCGGCTCGGACCCCGCTCGCGCCATCCAGACGTCGGCGCGCCGCGACGGGGACGACTGGGTGTTGAACGGCGAGAAGGTGTTCGTGACGAGCGGGCTGCAGGCCGACTACGGCCTCGTCTTCGCGCGGACGGACCCGGCGCGGGGCCGCCAGGGCCTGACGTGCTTCATCGTGGAGAAGTCCTCGAAGGGGGTGTCAGTCCAGCCGATGCCCGTCCTGCGCCCCTTTTATCCGGCCCACCTTTTGCTCCAGGACGTGCGTGTGCCCGCCCGCAACGTTCTGGGAGAGGTCAACGGCGGCTGGAGCATCCTGGCGAACAAGTTTCTGGCCCGCGAGCGCATCCCCTACTCGGCGGCGAGCCTCGGCGTGTCCGTCGCCGCCCAGAAGCTGGCCCTGGCCTACGCCCCTCAGCGGAACACGTTCGGGCTGCCTTTGTCTCAACGCCAGGCCATCCAATGGATGCTGGTGGACTCGGACATTGAGATGCGCGCGTGCCGCTGGCTGGTGTGGGATGCGGCCTGGGTGTTCGACAGGGGGGAGGACTTCACCCACGCGGCGGCGGTGGCCAAAATCTACTCTTCGGAAATGTTGGGCCGCGTGGTGGACAGGGCTATTCAGATATACGGCGCCTACGGGGTGAGCAGGGAGCTTCCCCTGGAGCGCTGGTACAGGGAGTCCCGAATCCGGAGGATTGGCGAGGGCCCCAACGAGGTGCTGCGGATGGTGATCAGCAGGCACCTCCTGGGAAAGTAG